From the genome of Thermofilaceae archaeon:
GGGTGGGGTTCCCGCGAAGATGAGAGTGCCACCTGCCCTCGCGAACTCGGTGAGCAGCTTGAGGGTTGTGGAGGCGATTGTGACGCTCGGCGGCACTATCACCGCGTCGTACAGCGCCCTCCCCACCCTCAGCTTGCGCCCTTCGACAGACGCGTGTTTCGCCATGATCGTCTCGTCGCCCAGCTCGAAGTCGATGTGCAAGGCTAGCAGCTCCCTCAGCAGCTTCCCGAGGCTCTCGTCGAGCTCCGCAACCCTCTTCTCGGCCAACGGCGTGTAGAGAGCCCAAGCGCTCCCAATCGGGTGAACGACTAGTACGTTCGCCACCCTGACGCCCCGCGAGAGAGCGTAGCTGAGCCTGGCGAAGTAGTCCTCGATTAAGCGGTTGTACCTCCACCAGGGCTGAGCCCAGTGGAAGTTGAGGCCGTAATCCCGCTTCCGCCTCCCCCTCAGCGAGTAGGGGAGTAGGTGGTGGTTGAGGAGGTTGACGCCGAGCGCGTAGAGGAAGTCGCCGATCCACTTCCGGTCGGCGAAGGTGGGGTAGTTGCCGGTGCAGCCGTACGTCTCGCAGAGCACGCGCTCCCGCCCCAGCTGGTTGGCTACGCTCGCCACCTGCTTCGCGGTCAGCAGGCTGCCCCAGATCTGGAAGCCCAGGTGGTCGATCCCTGGCACGTGCTGGTACTCGTAGTGGGGCATCACTGCGCCCGCGCACTTCAACTGGCTCAGGAGGCTATCCTCCGCAAGGTAGTGGCCGGTGAACTTCAAGCCGTGCTTCTCGCACCACTCGTAGATCTGCCGGGAGAAGGCTTCGACGAACAGCAGCGTCACCGTTCTCCAGAAGTCGTACCGGGTCTTGAGGTAGTCCCCCAAGTCGAAGATGAGCTCCGGTAGCCTCCCCACGATGTCGTAACCGTTCAGCTCCCTAAACTTCTCCGGCAGCCTCCCGGTCCAGGGCAGGGAGACGGCTGGGAAACGGGGGCCGCGCGGCGGCAGCTGTACGCGGGGGTGGGGTCTGCTCGACTCGATGTTCGGCTCGTCCGTAAAGACCCCCGGTATCGTGCGCCCGAACTCCTCCCTGAACCTCAGGTACGGTTCGTAGGCCTCCTCGATGAACAGCTTCACGGCGCCCGGGTCTAGGAGGTCTACGTAGCAGAAGCCCTCGTACCAAGTCTCGCCCGGCTGCGCGACGTACTCGACGAACGTCAGGTACAGCGGAGCTTTCCCCGCTTCCCCGGCTTCCGCCCTCTCGTAGCGGATCGGCACACCCTTTTCGTCTAGGTGCACCCGGAAAGCGGCGACAACGCGTGGTCCGCTGAACGCCCTCTCCGACGCAACGGCGACGAGTGCTTTAGCCGCTGCTCCAGGGTCGCGTGCCGGCACGAGCCCTCCAGCGAAGCCTGAGGGCCATCTCAGCTCGTCGTACATCCAGATGTAAGCGCCCAACCGCTTCGCAGCCTCGACAGCAGCCCTGAAGGCCTCGAACCACTCTTCGCCCAGAAATGGGGTGACTAGCCCCTCCCTCGCGTGGAAGAACGCTCCGCCGAAGCCGGCGTCAACCATCCTGCTGACCTGCCTCGCCACCTCCTCCGGGTCCAGCTTATCGTTGATCGACCAGAAGGGGGCGCCCCGGTACTCCATCGGGGGTTCCGCGAAGAGTTTAGGGTCGAGCACGCAGCTCAAAGGGCACGGTAGTAAAAATGCCTTGCCGCTCAGCGTCCCTAAACCGAGCCGTGAATTCGGGTGCTCAAAGGCCAGGGTGCAGCTCGCTTGCTAGCGGCGCCTACCTTGCTGCCCGCATTCGATCAGGGGGAGCCAGCCGTTAGGCAGCTGCTTTTCGTTGGCGAACATGATGGGCGGACCCTTGGGTAGCGGGTTCGGGACCCTTACGGCGAAGTATCGCCCCTCGCCGCAGTAGCGGGAGACGTTGTGGAGCACGTGCGACCAGACGACGGTCTCGTTGGGCAGTATCCCTGCAACCGTGTTCCCGCTCACCTCTGCGTAGACTGCTTCCCCACTGGCCGTGACGATGCCGAACTCCACCGGCCAGGCGTAGTAGAAGGGGGCTACGCCGAAGTTCTTCACCACGACGTGTACACTCACGGAATCGCCCGGGAGAGGCTCGACGGAGGCGTAACACACAGCGAAGGTGTAGCCCATCCGCCGGGATGCTTCAGCTGCCCTTCTCAGCTCCGCCGATGTGTATGGATGGGAGAAGAGCCTGTCCATGAGTAGGTAGCTGGCGTGAGTAGCTTCAATGCACTGCATGAAGTGCTCGAACAGGTCGGCCCTCCTGAAGACGTCCGCTTGGATCTCCGGGCGGACTTCGCCCCCGATCGGTTCGGTCTTCCACCTTTCGGTCAACCCGGCCCTCCGTAGCTGGTTGTAGAAGTACCAGTCCACTTCCCCCAGCGTGGCGTAGGCGAAGGAATCGTCGTGGAAGCCTACGTTGTAGTCCCGCGTTACCCTGCTCGGGTAGCGAACCTGCAGCCTCGTCACGTTGAAGCTTCGATCGTAGGCCTCGAGCACAGCCCGCTGCGTTTCTTCGCTGGCGAACCACTCGTTATGCGGGTAGGTGTGCCACTCCCCCCAGAAGCCTAGAAGCCCGACCTGGATAAACGCTACCCTGGGGTCACCGTCGTACCTCCCACCCAGCTCCCGGATGAGCTCCACCATGAGCTTCACCATGCGAGGGTCATCGTAGTCAGGCGACAATCCGCCACCGTACTCATCGTACCTCCTCATCTCAACCCCCGCTTCAATCAAGCACCTGGGGACCCCCGTCGGCAGGCCGGGGTAGTCGAAGTAGAAGCGGAGTATCAGCTGGTGCCCTCGCCCCGCAACTTCGTTGAGAAGGTTCTCCAGGTGGGTGAAGTCGAAGTAGTACGCTGAGCCGTTGCACTTCACTACGCTGTTCACGGGGACGTACGCGAACTCCATAGAGTAGGGGAGGGGCGCGCGCCCCCTCAAAGCTCGCGCCGTTTCAACGAAGGGTACGAAACCCTTCAGCGGGTTGGCGAGTGGGACTTCCCCGAACGGGATGGTGTGCCAATCCCGCCCCGGAGGGGGTGAAGGGCGATCCCTCTCCGCGATCATACTCCTCCACTCTTCAGTGCGGCTTGAGGAGTAGAGAAGCCAGAAGGCCGCGGGCAAAACGATAACGGCTGGAAGGAGCAGTATCATAAGCTTCAGGAATCTCGAGGAGCCCCACTTGGCATGCACTGCTCATCTTGCCGGCGCGCGCTTTTCAAAGTATCGGGGGGAGACTTTAGCTACAGGGTTCGGGAAGCCCTGGTAGCGCTAGCGGTAAAAACCAGCTGAAGGGGTCCTAGGTGTGAGCGTGCGCTTAGCGTACATCGGCGTGCGCGAGAGCGCTTTGAAGGGGGTTGGGAGGCTCGTATGGTACCCCTTCGCGAGACTGGATCCCGCTGATGAGGAGGGGTGGTGCCTCCTAGTAGACTGCTTCGCCGCCGCGCTCGCGGGCTCATCGACTGCTAGGCTGCTGCTTTCGAGAAGGCTCGAAGTTTCCCGGCTCGAGCTGCATCCGCAGCCCCCCATAGACGCGCCAAGGCTTGAACCGGTATCCTGCGGGTGGGAGGTTTTGCAGGAGATCAAAACGCTCCGCGGTAGACCCGGTGGAGCATCGGTGGCTTTCTCACCCTTCGAGCCCGTCGATTACGCGGCCGTCAGGATGCTCGGATCAAGGTTGGCGCTCAGGAGAATTGAAGAGTTCTTTAAGAGCTTCGTTAAGCCGCACGAGATGGTAGAGGCGTTGCTCGATGCTGTGAAACCGGAAAGGTTGACCTACTGGGGGGTTCTGTACGTTCTGCTGCAAATCGACGAGAAGAGGCGCGCCTTCTTCATCTTCGGCGGGCAGAGAGTTAGATCCGCACTGCACGAGGCCTACCTGATGAGGGAGGATGTTTGGAGAAAGGTCTCGCGAGATTAGCTCCTACTTCGCGTAGAGCCAGCAGGCGACGCTGTGCCCGCGCCCCAGCTCGGTGAAGAAGGGCTCATCCCTCCTGCACTTCTCGGTCGCGAAGGGGCATCGCGGGTGGAAACGGCAGCCGGGCGGCACGTTGATGGGAGACGGGGGTTCTCCCTGCAGCCTCTCCTTCCTCCTATTCCTCAGCTTCGGGTTGGGTATAGGGACTGAGCTGAGCAGGTACCTCGTGTAGGGGTGGGCGGGGTTCTCGAAGACAGCTTCCACACCCCCTGTTTCGACGATCTTTCCCAGGTACATGACGGCAATCCTATCGCTCATGTAGTTGACCACGCCGATGTCGTGCGAGATGAAGAGGTAGGAGATCCCACGCTGAGCCTGCAGATCCTTCAGCATATTTAGGATCTGAGCTTGAACAGACACGTCGAGGGAGGACGTGGGCTCGTCGAGGACTATCAGCGAAGGTTTGAGGAGCAGCGCCCGCAGGATTGCAACGCGCTGCTTCTGGCCTCCGCTGAGCTCGTGCGGATACCTGAAGAGGTGCTCCTTTCCCAGGCCGACCAAGCTCAGCTGCTCAACGATGAAAGACTCCGGATCGTCGGGGAGCATACCGTGCTCGTTTAAGGGTTCGAGGAGGATCTCATAGATCGTCATTCGGGGGTTCAGCGACGTGTTCGGATCCTGGAACACCATCTGAGCCCTCCTCCTGAACTCCTTGAGCGCTCGCCCCTTCAGCTTTGTTACGTCCATCCCATCGAATAGCACCCTTCCCTCGGTCGGCTCGATCAGCAGGATTGAAAGTCGGCCCAACGTCGACTTCCCGCAGCCACTTTCGCCGACTAGACCCAGCGTCTCTCCCTGGCCTACTTCCAAGGTCACTCCGTCGACCGCCTTCAGAGTGCTGAACAGCGAGCCTCTAACACGGAAGTACTTTTTCACACCCTCTAACCTGAGGAGCGCCATGGCCATCACCTCCTGAGATGGAGCCAGCAATGCACGATGTGCCCATCAGCCAGCTGGAGAGCGCTCGGGAACTCTTTTTCGCAGACCTCCATTGCGTGGGGGCATCGAGGCGCAAACGGGCAGCCCGGTCCCATGTCGATCAAGTTGGGAACGGAACCGGGTATAGACTCAAGCCTCTTCACCCTTCTAGTGGGATCCGGTACGGCACGGAGCAGCATCTCCGTGTAGGGGTGGGACGGGCTCTCGAAGATCGTGAAGACATCGGCCGTTTCCACAACCCTCCCTCCGTACATTACGTAAACTCTATCGGCCACCTCTGCTACAACCCCCAAGTTGTGGGTGATCAAGATCACGCTCATCCCGTACTTCCTCCGCAGATCATCGAGCAGGTCCAGGATCTGCGCTTGGACGGTTACGTCCAGGTTCGTTGTAGGCTCGTCGGCGATCACGAGCTTGGGTTTGTTCGCAATCGCCGTAGCTATGACGACCCTCTGCCGCATCCCACCGCTCAGCTCGTGCGGGTAGCTCTTAACCCGCACCTCCGGGTTCGGGATGAGGACGTCCTTCAGGAGTCTGACGGCCTCCCTCCTCGCCTCTCCCTTCCCAACCCTCTGGTGCTCGAGTATAGTTTCAACGATGTGGTCGCCGGCGGTGTATAGGGGGTCCAGCGCGCTGCTGGGGTCCTGGAACACGTATGCTATCTCATACCCCCTGATCTCTCTAAGCTCCTCCTTGCTCAGCTTGACCAGATCCACGATCGTGCCGTCTTTCCTCTTGAACAGCACGCTCCCCGCTTCCACTCTACCCGGAGGTTCGATGAGGCCTGTCAGCGCCCTCGTGAAGACGCTCTTACCGCTGCCCGTCTCGCCCACGATGGCCACGGTCTCGCCCTCGTAGACGTCCAAGTAGGCTTCGGTGACCGCGTGGACGGTGCCCGCGTAAGTATAGAAGCGGACTGTCAGCCCGCGAGCCCTAAGAACCTGATTATCCGGCATCTCAGCCATGGTCGCCACCTACAACTTCGCCTTCAGCTCGATCGACCTCCTCGTCTTGGGGTCGAACACGTCTCGGAGAGCGTCGCCCAGCATGTTCCACCCAAGCGAGATCAGCAGCAGGGCGAAACCGGCCTCCACCACGATCCACCAGCTCCTCTCGGGGAAGTACTGGCCGGCCATCGAGATGAGGAGGCCAAGGTCGGGCACCGGCGGCTGGGCTCCCAAGCCTAGGAAGGAGAGAGCAGCTGAGGAGAGAGCTGCTGTGGCCATGTCGAAGGTGAACATAACGAGCAGCGGTGAGGAGATGTTCGGCAGTACGTGCTTCATGAGGATCCTCCACGTTGAAAGGCCTAGAGCCCTCGCAGCCTCGATGAAGCCCTGCTCCCTCAGCGTCAGCACCGAGCCCCTCACAACCCTTGCGTACGGCGGCCACCAGACCAGTATGAGGGCTACGAAGAGGGAAAGGATGTTCGCGATGTTCGGCGCGTCGGCCGGGTTCAGCGCGAAAAGGGCGGCCAGGATTGTGGTAAGCGCCGCGTTAGACACCAGGACGTTCCTGAGGGATATGCGCAGCGTAAGGCTGAAGGCGATCGCAAGCACGAGGCCGGGGAAGGCGAGCATCATGTCGGTGAACCTCATGATCGCCTCGTCGATGAAGCCGCCGAAGTAGCCCGAGATCAGGCCTAGGATCACGCCGAGAGCGGCGCTGGCCACCACGATGATGAAACTCATGACCAACGCGATCCGGAAGCCCCTCATGATGAGGGAGAGGATGTCGCGCCCATAGACGTCCGTTCCGCTCAGGGGCATCCCGCTGCAGTCGTTCAAGCAGGGGGGATGCGGCAGCCTGCCCGCGAGAGCGGGGTTCTTCAAAACGGGGTACGTGTCGTAGGGTTCCCAGGCGAGAGCCGGTCCGAAGATGGCGAGGAAGGTGGTAGCGAGCACCAGCACCAGGCCGGCGGCACCCGTCTTGGAGGTCGTCAGCGCGTACAGCGTGAGCTTCATCTCCTGCAGCTTGGATTTGTTTCTCTCCAGCCAGCCTGGGCTGAACCTCTCCCTGAGCTCAGCGT
Proteins encoded in this window:
- a CDS encoding glycosyl hydrolase, yielding MLDPKLFAEPPMEYRGAPFWSINDKLDPEEVARQVSRMVDAGFGGAFFHAREGLVTPFLGEEWFEAFRAAVEAAKRLGAYIWMYDELRWPSGFAGGLVPARDPGAAAKALVAVASERAFSGPRVVAAFRVHLDEKGVPIRYERAEAGEAGKAPLYLTFVEYVAQPGETWYEGFCYVDLLDPGAVKLFIEEAYEPYLRFREEFGRTIPGVFTDEPNIESSRPHPRVQLPPRGPRFPAVSLPWTGRLPEKFRELNGYDIVGRLPELIFDLGDYLKTRYDFWRTVTLLFVEAFSRQIYEWCEKHGLKFTGHYLAEDSLLSQLKCAGAVMPHYEYQHVPGIDHLGFQIWGSLLTAKQVASVANQLGRERVLCETYGCTGNYPTFADRKWIGDFLYALGVNLLNHHLLPYSLRGRRKRDYGLNFHWAQPWWRYNRLIEDYFARLSYALSRGVRVANVLVVHPIGSAWALYTPLAEKRVAELDESLGKLLRELLALHIDFELGDETIMAKHASVEGRKLRVGRALYDAVIVPPSVTIASTTLKLLTEFARAGGTLIFAGTPPERVEGVPSSELKDLVSQAKLVPLERGSLEEALKGVPRPVLIEGDPEGSVLYHLRGLDDGLLLFLANTDRAASRSLRIGVEGAWKPELWNAFTGEVRDLGARESEGRTWVELELPPIGSALIRFTRGEPLPPEPKLKPVLEVTIGESGWELKRLEPNALVLDYCRFSVDGGPWSDVVPVWRAQRLISARGLGTRFALKFEFECLAEPASTGAKLVLEQPHLYDVKVNGKPVTDWERSWFDPSFGVADASSLLVQGVNTVELSGTVGVEPELEPIYIFGSFGVEPRPRGASRIVEERRIVDASDLCREGLPFYAGSVELRRSFELPSLAKRVTLRFSELNAALAEVYVNGGRAGEVFLPPFEVDVTGLVKPGVNDVRVVLVGTLRNLFGPLHYAGGDPAWTGPETFTDEAHWTDEYVLRPFGFKGLRAVLYG
- a CDS encoding DUF4832 domain-containing protein, which codes for MHAKWGSSRFLKLMILLLPAVIVLPAAFWLLYSSSRTEEWRSMIAERDRPSPPPGRDWHTIPFGEVPLANPLKGFVPFVETARALRGRAPLPYSMEFAYVPVNSVVKCNGSAYYFDFTHLENLLNEVAGRGHQLILRFYFDYPGLPTGVPRCLIEAGVEMRRYDEYGGGLSPDYDDPRMVKLMVELIRELGGRYDGDPRVAFIQVGLLGFWGEWHTYPHNEWFASEETQRAVLEAYDRSFNVTRLQVRYPSRVTRDYNVGFHDDSFAYATLGEVDWYFYNQLRRAGLTERWKTEPIGGEVRPEIQADVFRRADLFEHFMQCIEATHASYLLMDRLFSHPYTSAELRRAAEASRRMGYTFAVCYASVEPLPGDSVSVHVVVKNFGVAPFYYAWPVEFGIVTASGEAVYAEVSGNTVAGILPNETVVWSHVLHNVSRYCGEGRYFAVRVPNPLPKGPPIMFANEKQLPNGWLPLIECGQQGRRR
- a CDS encoding ABC transporter ATP-binding protein, with the translated sequence MALLRLEGVKKYFRVRGSLFSTLKAVDGVTLEVGQGETLGLVGESGCGKSTLGRLSILLIEPTEGRVLFDGMDVTKLKGRALKEFRRRAQMVFQDPNTSLNPRMTIYEILLEPLNEHGMLPDDPESFIVEQLSLVGLGKEHLFRYPHELSGGQKQRVAILRALLLKPSLIVLDEPTSSLDVSVQAQILNMLKDLQAQRGISYLFISHDIGVVNYMSDRIAVMYLGKIVETGGVEAVFENPAHPYTRYLLSSVPIPNPKLRNRRKERLQGEPPSPINVPPGCRFHPRCPFATEKCRRDEPFFTELGRGHSVACWLYAK
- a CDS encoding ABC transporter ATP-binding protein, whose product is MAEMPDNQVLRARGLTVRFYTYAGTVHAVTEAYLDVYEGETVAIVGETGSGKSVFTRALTGLIEPPGRVEAGSVLFKRKDGTIVDLVKLSKEELREIRGYEIAYVFQDPSSALDPLYTAGDHIVETILEHQRVGKGEARREAVRLLKDVLIPNPEVRVKSYPHELSGGMRQRVVIATAIANKPKLVIADEPTTNLDVTVQAQILDLLDDLRRKYGMSVILITHNLGVVAEVADRVYVMYGGRVVETADVFTIFESPSHPYTEMLLRAVPDPTRRVKRLESIPGSVPNLIDMGPGCPFAPRCPHAMEVCEKEFPSALQLADGHIVHCWLHLRR
- a CDS encoding ABC transporter permease, which produces MNILYKSSVMLLNKYAELRERFSPGWLERNKSKLQEMKLTLYALTTSKTGAAGLVLVLATTFLAIFGPALAWEPYDTYPVLKNPALAGRLPHPPCLNDCSGMPLSGTDVYGRDILSLIMRGFRIALVMSFIIVVASAALGVILGLISGYFGGFIDEAIMRFTDMMLAFPGLVLAIAFSLTLRISLRNVLVSNAALTTILAALFALNPADAPNIANILSLFVALILVWWPPYARVVRGSVLTLREQGFIEAARALGLSTWRILMKHVLPNISSPLLVMFTFDMATAALSSAALSFLGLGAQPPVPDLGLLISMAGQYFPERSWWIVVEAGFALLLISLGWNMLGDALRDVFDPKTRRSIELKAKL